The DNA window TGTTCAGCGTTCCGAGCGCATGGTGGTGGTCGTTCTTCCCCGGTCTGTTCCTCGCCGTGACGGTGCTGGGATTCAACTTGCTCGGTGACGGGATGCGCGACGCGCTCGACCCGCGGATGCGCGAAGCCGTGGACTGATGGATTTCGTCGGGTATCTCCGTCCCCGCGTTCGTCTCGTCTCCCGGTTCGGCGGTGTCGGACTCGCGCTGGGCGGCGCGGGCGTTTTGCTCGTCGTCGCCGCGGGCGAGACGGTTTCGTTCGCCAGTCGGAAGGTTTTCGCCGTCGCGGCGCTCGCGTTCGGCTTCGCCATCCTCGGCTGGTCGGGGTCGGTGTTCGCGGGGAGCGCGGTCGAAAACGCACAGAAGTACCTCGATTCGAACACGGGGTGGACCGAGGCGGACTCTCGAAAAGCGATGACGGTCATCGGCAGTCTCGGCGCTGGCGGCATGGTCGGCGTGACCGTTATGACGCTCGTCTTACGTGCGGCATACTGAGCCGTAAATGTTATGCCGACCTATCACTCTTATGGCTCATATGGTGGTTTTCGAATCGTTACTTGTGGGCATCATCTTCGCCGGTATCGGTGTTCTCGTGACGGCGAAACCGCGAGAAATATTTCTTATCAGACAATCGGTCGCCGTCGCATCGACCGGAGAACTCGGCGAGCTCGGCGTCGCTCGGTATCAAACCTACGGGTTGCTTTGCGTCCTGCTCGGGCTATTGCTCGTCCTCATTCCATTCTTCCTTCTCTGACACGACGCCGTTTCACCGGGGTCGGTTCGGCCCGTCACAGGTGCGAGGAGAACCATTCGCCCGCGAGCGTCGCAACCGATTCCAACGTCCCCGGTTCTTCGAACAGGTGACCCGCTCCCTCGACGACTTCGAGTTCTTTCTCACAGCGTAATCGGTCGTACGCCTCGCGGTTCAGTTCGAGCACTTGCGTGTCCCGGCCGCCGACGATGAACAACGTCGGTGCCGTCACGTCCGCGAGCACCTCCGTCGCGAGGTCAACCCGGCCGCCGCGTGAAACGGTCGCACCTACCTCTGGACGACGCGCCGCCCCACGAAGCGCGGCGGCGGCACCGGTACTCGACCCGAAGTAGCCGACGTCGCGTTCTTCCGTCTCCGGTCGCTGTTCCACCCACTCCGTCACCGCGACGAGGCGGTCGGTCAACAGTTCGATGTCGAAGCGGTTCGCGTACGTCTCGTCCTCCGCTTCCGTGAGCAGGTCGAACAGGAGCGTCCCGAGACCGAACTCGTGGAGCCGCTCCGCGACGAAGTTGTTTCGCGGACTCTTCCGACTGCTCCCGCTTCCGTGTGCGAACAGCACGATTCCGTCCGCGTCGCTCGGGACGTGGAGATTCCCCTCCAGTCGAACCGAATCGACCGGAATCTCGACCGTATCTTCTCCCGTCATATCGTATCCTCTATCGACGCGTCGGTGCCTAATCGTGACGGCCCGTCCCACTCCACTCCACTCCACTCCACTCCACTCCACTCCACCCTTCGACTTTCCACCGAGTTCCCACTCACTCCCGAAGCCGTCGTTCCGCCGCGTCCCGCTCCGCCGGTGTATTGACGTTCGCCGTCCAGCCCTCGGTTCGCATCGTCAACATAGTGTTGTCGGTGACGAATCGTCGAATCGACTCCGAGAGTTCGTACTCGCCGCGAACCGACAGTTCCGTCGCCGCACACGCGTCGAACATCGCCGGACCGTACACGGCGAATCCCGCGGCGACGAGGCTCGGTTCTGGCGGGTCGTTTGGTTCCTTTTCGATACCGCGTAGTTCCCCTTCGTCGGTCACATCGCAAATGGCTTTCACGCGAGCCTCCTCGGTCGAGACCCGTTCGACCAACTGAACCCCATCCACGCCCGCCTCCTGCTGGCGTTCGACCAGTGGTTCGAGGTCACACCGAATCACACAATCCCCGTCGAGACACATGAACTCCCCCTCGACGTACGGTTCGGCCTGCAACAGCGCGTGTGCCATCCCCAACTGCTCGCCCTGCCGGGCATACGTTATCGGAATGCCGGAAAACGAGTCCCCGTACCGGTCCCGAATCTGTGTTCCTTCGTAGCCGATGACGACGATCACTTCCTCCGCGTTCAGTTCGGCCACGGTTTCGAAACAGCGCGTGAGAATCGGCTTTCCCGCGACTTCGACCAACGCTTTCGGCTTGTCGTCGGTCAGCGGACGGAGACGAGTTCCCTTTCCGGCGGCGAGGACGACTGCTTGCATACGGTCGCTACCGCAGCACGCCTGATAATTTTACGGGGACCTACGCTCGAACGTTTTCCCCGATTTGCTCGCCGAACTCGCCGTCCTCGAAGACGACGTTGCCGCGGACCATCGTCACCTCCGGGAATACACCCGTCCAGCCTTCGAACGGCGTCCAGTCGCACTTCGTGTGGAGGTCTTCCGCCCGAATCTCGCGCGTCGCGTCGGGGTCCACGAGAACGAGGTCGGCCATCCGTCCCTCCTCGATGCGACCCTTCCGCGGCAAGCCGAACACCTTCGATGGGGTTCGGGCGGTGAGGTCGGCGACGCGCTCGTAGCTGAGATTGTCCTTGCGGGCCTCCTCCAACAACAGGGGAAGCATCGTCTCGACGCCCGGCACTCCGCTCGGGGCGTCCCAGATTCCGGCGTCCTTCTCCTCGCGGGTGTGCGGTGCGTGGTCGGTCGCAATCATATCGACCGTCCCGTCCGCTACGCGCGCGAAGACTTCTTCGCGCCGTTCCTCGCTCCGAAGCGGCGGGTTCATGCGCCCGAACGTCCCGAGTTCGTCGAGGTCGTCGCGCGAGAGGAACATATGATGGGGCGTCACTTCGCAGGTCGCACCCGCCTCGGTCGCCGCGTCGATTCCCTCCGGCGTGCTGGTGTGTGCGATGTGCAGTCGCGCGCCGAGTTCGGTGCCGATTTCACAGGCCCGTTCGACGGCATCCGACTCCGCCTCGGCCGTGCGGTAGGCGCTCCACGCGTCCGCGTCGTCGCGGGACTTCGCATCCGAATCGAACAGGTCCGCGTTCTCCGCGTGCACCGTCACGACGAGATACTTGTCCGTGGCCCGTTCGACCGCCGACCGGAACAGGTCCGCTTCGATGCCCATCTTCCCCGTCGAGTCGGCCAGAAACACCTCGCCGAGCGCGAGAATCGGCTCGTCGAGCAGCTCGTCGGGGTTCCAGTCGGGCGTGACGCCGCCGTTGATACCGTAATCGACGTACGACCTCGCCGCGAGTTCCGCCTTCTCGTCGAACGACGGTCCATCCACCGTCGGCGGGTTAGTGTTCGGTTGGTCAACGACCGTCGTCACGCCGCCCGCGGCGGCGCTCTTGCTTCCCGTCTCCCACGTCTCTTTGTGCGAAAACCCGGGCTGGCGGAAGTGAACGTGTGCGTCGATAGCACCGGGCAACAGCAGTTTTCCCGTCGCGTCGACGACCTCGCCGGACTCCGTTAGCGAGGATCCGATAGCCGAAATTCTCCCCGCGTCGGTTTCGATGCGAACGTCGCGTTTGCTGCCGTCGGGAAGCGTCGCGTTCCGGATGGTGAGCATATACTCGCCACTGTTCCGGCAACCGTCCTAAGTGTCCCGGTCGCCAACGTGTTCGACCGTCGCGTCCGCGTCGCCGACCAACATCGCCTCGATGGTTTCGGCGACCACCTTCGGATCGCCGTTCCCCCCGGCCTTTGCGACACTCCCGACGGAATCCGGGTTGAACGGCACGTCGAGCGCGGCGTAGATGGGGTCCAAGACCGCGGCGATTTCCTCGTGGTCGTCCACGACGACGACCCCCGAAACGAGCGCCGCGCCGGTTCGGACCCGCTGTGCGATACCCGCGATTTTCCCCTTCCACTGGAGCGAATAATCGCCCGGACAGAACGACCGTGACGGTTCCCCGCGCTGTGCCGGGACCCCGAGTCGCCAGAACGCACGCTGGAGCGTTTCCGTCGTCTCCGCGTAGCGTTCCTCCATCCCAGTTCGCATGTCCTCCAGCGGGACCGTCGTGGCGAACGCTACCGTGGTTCCGGTGTAGGCGACCGCACGCCCCCCGACGCTTCGTTCGAGCGGTTCGAAGTCACACGAACGGGCGACCGATTTCGCCACGTCGTACTTCTCGGCGCGGGCGTCCCGCCGCCCGAACGCTATCTGTCGATGTGGCGTCCAAACGCGAACCGCCGCCTCGCCCGTTTCCGCCGTCTCCGTGAGCATCGCGGCAGTGACCTGTCGGTCATCGTCCCGAGTCTCCGCCCGACCACGAAGCACGCGCATAGTATTCCATTGTGACCCGATGTATGTAAACGCTCCCGGTCGTAACTCACTCCATGGTCGGGCTTACCACGGACGTGTTGTCGAGCTATCCCCGCTTTTCGGTCTACAACTCGCCGTACGTCGCACACGACGACGGTTGTGCCATTGACCTGTATCCCGACAACGAGGAATCACGGACGCCGCTCGCGCCGAGTCCCGTCGCTGGCAAAGTGGTCAAAACCCGGACGGTGACGGCCCCGGCGAAACCCTACGCCGTCGCGCACGACCACCTCATCGTAGTCGATACCGGCGACTATCTCGCCCGGATGCTACACGTCGCCCCGACCGTCGAACCCGGCGAGACGGTCGAAGTCGGCGACTCGCTGGGTGAACTGGTCCGCTCTGGCTTTTTCGCGCCGTGGGTCGCAAACCACATCCATCTCGGCTTTCGGGAGCACGGAACGAACCCGGTTCGCGCGTCGGGGTCGCTCCCGCTCGACGTTCCGGTCGAAATCGAACCCATCGCGTGGGACGGTTCTGGGCGCGTCGTCGAGACGGGTGAGACGTTCGTCGTCCTCGACTCGCCGACCCACCCCGCGCCCGGCGAACGGTTCGCGGGTATCGAGGCCGTTGTCGGTGCGGATGGCGAGGCGGTGGTGCTGGACGGTGGCCTTCCGCATTACGAGGGCGGCGGGGTTCTCCGCACATTGGAACGTCGAACGGCATCGCCGCGAGACGGTGGGGCGCTTCGAGCGTCGGACTCACGAGGCGGCGAACCGACCTCCGTTTCGCTTCTCGGTGCGGGCGTCGGACAGGTGAACGGCCGCACCGTGACGTGGGACGACGTGGACATCCGCGCGAACGGGGAGCCGATTACCGGACTCTCGCTGTTCGTCTCGCTGGAGCAGTTCGGCGCGAAACTCGTCTACCCGGGACACGATTTCTCGGTCGGTGACTCGATTTCCGTGAGCGTCCGCTGAGGTCGCTTGGCTTTCTCCGCACTGGTTCGGTACTCCGATTTCAGTCTCCGGTATCGATCATCGTGGCGGTTCTGGCCGCGTCCTCGTTTAAAAATCTTCGCCGCTTGGGGAACTTCGTGGCCTTCTCTGTCGATTGCCGTTTTCTTATTCGAATTCGATGTCGTCCAGTTCGACGCCCTCGCCGAACAGCCACGCCGCGTGTTCGAGGGCGTAGTCGCGGTGGTCTTCCTCGATGTAGCCGATGGCGTCCTCCACGAGCATCGGTTTGAAGTCGCGCAGTCCGGCGCTTCCGGCGGTGTGAAGCACGCAGACGTTCGCCAGCGTTCCGCAGATGAGCAGGTCGTGGATGTCGTGGGCGTTCAGATACCCTTCGAGGTCGGTCTGGTAGAAGGCGTCGTAGGTGTACTTCGTCACCACGTGGTCGTCCTCGCGGACGTCGAAATCGTCCACGATGTCGGCTTCCCACGACCCCTCCATGACGTGCTCGCCCCAGCGGTCGAACTCGTCGTAGTAGTGGTTGTCCTCGAACTGTTCCCGCGTGTGCACGTCGCGGGTGAAGACGACCGACGCCCCCGCCTCGCGGGAACGCTGGAGGAGTTCCTGAATCGGTTCGATGACGTCCTCGCTGGCCGGTGCGTACAGACTCCCGTCGGGGTCACAGAACCCGTTTTGCATATCGACGACGACGACGGCGGTCGAATCGGAATCGACGTTCATGTTCGTCACTACGGTCGGTTTTTACGAAACGGTTTCGTCCGCCGGGGTGGCCGATTTATTTCGTTTCTTTTTCAAGAGCTTTTTTACATAGTAGCCCTAGTTTACACGCACGATAATGCGAACGATTACCGTAGCGGCGGTCGCTCTCATGCTCGTCCTCGCTGGCTGTTCGCAAGCCCCCGGAACGAGTACGAGCACGCAGACGAGCGGCCCGAACGTAACCCAAACGACTCAAGGTCCCAGTACCGAGGTTTCCGGTCCGGATACCGAGAAAGCCGTCCATCCACCGGACCCCAAATCGGACGTTCTCGGCTGGGAGAACGGCTATTGGTACAACGAAACCCTCTCGATAGACCAGAGTGACGGGCTGAACAAGTCGGAAATCGCTGCCATCGTCAATCGGTCGATGGCCCGCGACGAGCGGATACGGGACTTGGAGTTCACGAGCACGGTTCCCGTGAAAGTTATCTCCCGCGAACAGTTCCGACAGGATCAGAACAACCGCAGCACGCCCGCGAACCGACGGTTGTTCGACAACGTGAAGTACGAATCGCTGTTCATGATCGGCGAATCGACGGACTCCATCGGCGTGCAGAACCAGAACTCGGGGTCGTCCATCGGCGGCTTCTACAGTCCGTCGAAGAAGTCCATCGTGCTGGTCTCGAACAACAACGAGAACCTGCACGTGAGCGAGAGCACGCTCGCCCACGAACTCACGCACGCGCTTCAGGACCAGCACTTCAACCTCTCTTCGTTCGACCAGACCACCCGCGAACGGCACAACGCCGTGGATGGCCTGCTCGAAGGTGAAGCCAACAACGTCCAATATCTCTACGACGAGCGGTGTCAAAACGAGTGGAAAGGAACGTGTTTCTCCGACACCAAGCAGGGCGGAAGCGGTGGCGGACTCGCTAACTACGGGCCGTACCTCATCAAATACCAGCCCTACAGCGACGGTCCCGTCTTCGTGCGCCACGTCCGCAACCAGTCGGGTTGGGAGGGCGTCAACGACGTTTACTCCAACCCGCCCGCCAGCACGGAGCAGATTATCCACCCGGACAAGTACCAGAAGGACGAACCGTCCACGATTTCCGTGCAGGACTCGACGAGCGACGGTTGGACGCGCCTCCAACCGGAGGGGCGACCGAACTACGGCGAGGTCGGCGAAACCGGCCTCTTCGCCATGTTCATGTATCCCTACTTCGAGAGCCAGGGGAAAACGCAGATAATCCCGTCACGGAACTTCTTCAACCGGAACGCGGACGGTCAGATGCAAAAAGTGGACCCGCTCAACTATCAGAGCAAACCCACGAACGGGTGGGATGGCGACAAGATAGTCGTCTACACGAACGACAACGCGGGCAACAACGAGACCGGCTACGTCTTCAAGACGAAGTGGGACTCGAAGAAGGACGCCAGCGAGTTCGTGGACGCGTACGAGAAGTTGCTCAACTACCACCACGCAAAGCAGGTCGACGGAAAGCAGAACACGTGGACGGTGCCCGACAGCACCGGCTTCGGTGACGCCTTCTCGGTTCGACAGAACGGCAACACCGTCGTCATCGTGAACGCGCCGACGGTTTCCGACCTCTCGAACGTCCACAGTAACGCGGCGTCGTAGATTCCGCGTTTCCCTCGACCGACGAATCCGGTTCTTTTTCTCTCTCGCGGGGAATACCCCCGATATGCAAGACAGGTGGTTCGCGTGAGCGACCGATTCGACGTGGTTCCCGAGGAGTCGATTCGAGACGGAACCGCGACGGATGCCTACTTCCTTCGCACCGAGACGACGCTCGAAGCCGCCGGAAAGAACCCGCACGTCGTCGCCGAAGTGACCGCCGACCAGTTCCCGACCGGCGAGTTCGAACTCCTCTCCGGCGTGAAAGACGCGGCGCACCTCCTCGAAGGACTTCCGATAGACGTGGATTCGATGGCCGAGGGACGGCTGTTCGACGGCGGGCCGGTCATGTCCATCGAGGGGAACTACCTCGACTTCGCGCGGTACGAAACCTCGCTGTTGGGGTTCCTCTCGCACGCGTCCGGAATGGCGACGAACGCGCTCGAAGCACGACTCGCGGCCCCCGATTCGACCGTCCTGAGCTTCGGCGCGCGCCACGTCCACCCGTCCATCGCGGCCGTCGTCGAACGGTCCGCCCTCGTCGCGGGTCTGGACGGCTTTTCACACGTCGCCGCGGGCGAGGTGCTCGGACGGGAACCCGGCGGAACCATGCCCCACGCGCTGATGCTCTGTTTCGGTGCGGGCAATCAGGAGGACGCGTGGCGCGCGTTCGACGCCGCGGTCGGCGAGGACGTGCCGCGGGTCGCGCTCTGTGATACCTTCTCGGACGAAAAGGACGAGGTGTTCCGCGCGGTGAACGCGCTCGGCGACGATTTGGACAGCGTTCGTATCGATACCACGGGGTCGCGGCGCGGCGACTTCGAGCACATCCTTCGGGAACTCCGCTGGGAACTCGATTCGCACGGCTTCGCGGACGTGGACATCTTCGCCAGCGGCGGTCTCGGACCGGACGAGCTCCGGCAACTCGATGGCATCGCCGACGGGTTCGGCGTCGGGAGCTACGTCAGCAACGCGGAACCGATCGATTTCGCGCTCGACATCGTGGAAGTGGACGGCGAACCGGTCTCGAAGCGCGGCAAACTCTCCGGTCGAAAACAAGTCTATCGAACCGCCGATGGCGGCCATCACGTCGGTCTTGCGCGACACGAGGCATCGGGCGAGCAGTTGCTACAGCCGCTCATCCGCGACGGTGAACTGGTACGGGAGTTCGATATCGATGCCGCTGCTCGGCGGGCTATCGACGACGCGACAGCGGTCGAATTTTAAATTCGCTCGATACTCCCTTCCGGCTCTCGCTCTCGGAACACCGGTCCGTCGACGATCGTTACCATCACGTCGTCGTCCTCCCACGCGCCGTGGGGGAGACCCGCCTTTCGACAGGTTCGGTCGAGATACTCGAATTTGCTCCAGTTGTGCTCGACCGGAAGCGTCGGATACATCCACGCTTCGCCGCCGCGACCTTCGACGGCGACTCCGTGTCGTCCGAGCCGAATGTCGTTCGCCGGGTCGTTCGACAACGTGGTGTCCTCGACGATGAACACGGAGATGTTGAGATTCGACAACTCGGCGGGTTCGATCTCCGACCCGCACGAATCTCCGCTCGCGGCCGCGATGGCCGAATCGACGATTGCGTGCCCTAACTGTTCGCTCGTGTCGTAGGCACCTGCGCACCCGCGTAGGCTTCCACGACCACGGGTGGATTCGAGCCGGACGAAGACGCCGGTGCGTGCGTAGAACGCCTCTCGCATGCTTCCCGGTTGTTCTCGTTGTCCGTTGATAACGTAGGAATTGACGGCCTCCCGTGCGAGTTCGACCGCGCGCGTGCCATCCTCGTAGGTGAGGGTTACTGCCTGTGCCTCAGACATACAGGTAGCTTATGCACAGAAACATCTTCAACGCTTCCCTTCAATCTGGCCAGCTTTAAGGGGACGTGACTACCAGTATCGAACGGCTTAAACGCGTGCAACGGCTAGTTTTCTTCGGCAGAGGGAGCCCGGTTTCCGCGGTGCACGCGGCGCTCGTCGCGTGCGGACGGTATCGATTTCCGGTACCTACGTGAGGAAAGTCCCCCCACCAGCCGGGTAGGCAACCGGACGCAAGTCCGGAGTGGGAGACCACTGGCTCTGGAACAGAAACGAGACCGCTTCGCGCGACCGATGAGGTGTGCGAACCGACCCGTAAGGGGAGGAAGTTAACCCACCGAGGGAAGCGTGATGGCGATGCCATCACGCGACCGCGCTGGCGCTGTCAGTGCGGTGACCGCGAAGAATGGATGGAACGGTGAATCCTTGCCGGTGCAAGTCCGTGCCATATTGGTAGCCCGGACGCGCCGTCGGATACACTCCGACGCGCCTCCGGACCTCGTCCGGAGATGGTTCGGACGCTGAGCCGAATACTGGGTCGAACAGAAGGGGGCTTACTCCCCTCAGCCATCATTCATATTCCGAACGCGACTGCCAGTAATGCGACCCCAGCGAGTATTTCTATTGCCACGACCGCCAAGGCGGCGCTTGCTTTGATGTACGTCATGCTGCCCAATTCGGACAATGATTCCACCACCAATAAGTAAGAACGATGGTTATGCACAGTTTCTCGTTTCAACAGCAAAATAACGGATTGAACGGTTCTAAACGATTGACAGTCGGTTTGAAAGGTTCTATGGAATGATTGGAAATGTCTCTCATACTCGTTCAATCCGTGATTACCGCTCGATAGTCGCGTGAAAAATACGCGATTAGGGTCCGTCTAAGTATCTCTCGCGCGGATCGTTTGTTTCGCCCGCGGTTTCCGAAGGCGGAAGGTTTGATAGTACGACGAACCGAAACTGTACCAATGAACTGGCGCGCGCTCATGCTCGTCGTCTGTCTCGTTCTCGCGGGCTGTGCCGGTGCACAGTTCGACCGAACGACGACGCACACCGCGACTGACCGCCCAACGATGCAGGGAACGCGGACCGCGACGGAAACGGGGACGGTCGCGGATCGCTCGAATCCGTGGGGTGGTCCGGTGACGGTCGCTATCAATACGAGTGACGGCACGCGTGGGTATACCGACGACGTTCGACGCGCGCTCGACTACTGGGAGCGCCACAGCGCGAAATACGCGGGGTACTCGATTCAGTACGAACTCGTCCCGGACGCCGAGAATCCGGACCTCGTTATCAACTTCGTCGATTCCGTCGAGAGCTGTCCCCGGGTGGACCACGCCGTCGGCTGTGCGCCGTACATCACCGAGGCCGCACAGATATCCCGGCCCATGCAGATAGACGTGGACGATTCGTTCTCGAACGAATCGACGATTCTCATCCTGAAACACGAGCTCGGCCACACCCTCGGTCTGAACCACAGCTCGGCCCCGCAATCCATCATGGCCGCCGAGGCCGCGCTCGCGTCCCGCCCGCTGCCGGACGCGAGCGAGCGTGACCTCCCGTGGGCGGACGCGTCGTTCACCGTCTACCTCGGCCAGACGGACGACAGACCGGCCGTGAAAGAGCAGGTTCGCCACGCGCTCGACTACTATGCCGACGGCGCGGACGGAACCGTCCCGTCGAACGTCTCGTTTACCTTCACGGACGACCGCTCGGCCGCCGACGTTCTGATTCGCTTCCCCGATACGCTCCCGTGCAATCCGGGGTCGAGCGGTTCCTGCGGCGGCGTCCGCGGAACCGACCCGGACCACGACAACGCGCTGGAGCAGTACGACCGGCTGACGATTTCTATTTCCGGCGTCGATACCGATGCCGTCGGCTGGTACGTCGGCTACTGGCTGGGCTACGGGTTCGGGCTCGAAGAGTCGGAACTCGCACCCCCGTTCCAGCACGCGTCCGCACGCGACCGACGGAGCGACTGGTGGAAGTAAGTCCGCGCCAAAAACTGCCCGCTCGCTCGTTTCACTCGCTCACGGCACGACTGCTCGAATCTACTCCTCGAACCCGTCTTCCCACCGGAACGTACCGTTTCGTTGGACCACTTCGCCGTCCACTTCCATCCGCGACTCTTCGCTCATGTCGGTTATCATGTCGATGTGGACGGCGCTCTCGTTGCCCGTCTCTCCTTCGGGAAGGCAGGCGTCGTAGGCTCGTCCGACCGCGAGGTGAACCGTATCGCCCATCTTCTCGTCGAAGAGGATGCTGTCGGTAAAGCGGTCGATGCCGCGGTTCATTCCGATGCCGAGTTCGCCCAGTTTGCGTGCGCCTTCGTCCGTGTCGAGGATGTCAGCCAACTCGTCCTCGCCGGTTTCGGCGCTGAAATCGACGACTTCGCCGCCCTCGAACGTGAGGTGGACGTTTTGGATGCGATTCCCTTGCAGGGTCATCGGCACGTCGAAGAACACCTCGCCTTCGGTCGCGTACGGTGCCGTGAACACCTCGCCGCTCGGGAGGTTGTGCGAGTCGTAGCCCACCGTCGCACAGCTGTTGACCGCGGTTCGCTCCTCGACGGACATCGTGAGGTCGGTGTCCTCCTTGACGATTCTGACCTCGCTGCCCTCGTCCAGCAGCGTCTTCATCGTCGCCATCTCGTCGGCCAGTGACTTCCAGTCGCGGAGGACGGCACTGTACACGAAGTCCTGGTACTCCTCGTAGGCCATCCCGGCCTGCTGTGCGTAGGCGCGGGTCGGGTGGAGCGTCGAAACCCAGTCCGCGTCGAGTCGGGCTTTTCGGATATCCATCCGCGCCTTGTTGTACGCCTGCTTCGTCTCCCCCGGTACGTCCGCTTGTGCCGTCGTGTTCGTACTCCCCGCGAGGCGAAGCACCACGTCGGCGTTCTCGTACATCGCCAGTTCGGGTGCCGGGTTCTCGTCGAACTCCCCGTCGTGTGCGCGAAGGTACGCGCGCTCGACCTCCCCGGAGTTGTACACCGTCAGCAGGTTCGCGTTTCGCTTTCCGACCGCCTCGCCGACCGCGACGGCGAGGTCGTGTGCTCCCTCGTCCGTGATGACGACGACATCGTCGCCCTCCTCGATTCGCGCGCTCCAGTCGACCAGTACCTCCGCGTGTTCGTGAATTCGGTCGTCCATACCACGACAGTCGAGGAGCGAAAGAAAAGTTCCGGTGATTCAAAAGCGCGGCGTCTGCTCCTCGATGACGTCGGCGGCGTCGTCCATCTCGTCCGCGAGCATGACGAGCACGTCGTCGAGCGTGACGATTCCCACCAACTCTTCGTCTTCCACGACCGGTATTCGGCGGATGTCCGCGTCCTCCATCCGC is part of the Haladaptatus paucihalophilus DX253 genome and encodes:
- a CDS encoding cysteine hydrolase family protein → MNVDSDSTAVVVVDMQNGFCDPDGSLYAPASEDVIEPIQELLQRSREAGASVVFTRDVHTREQFEDNHYYDEFDRWGEHVMEGSWEADIVDDFDVREDDHVVTKYTYDAFYQTDLEGYLNAHDIHDLLICGTLANVCVLHTAGSAGLRDFKPMLVEDAIGYIEEDHRDYALEHAAWLFGEGVELDDIEFE
- a CDS encoding DUF7268 family protein: MDFVGYLRPRVRLVSRFGGVGLALGGAGVLLVVAAGETVSFASRKVFAVAALAFGFAILGWSGSVFAGSAVENAQKYLDSNTGWTEADSRKAMTVIGSLGAGGMVGVTVMTLVLRAAY
- a CDS encoding TIGR00296 family protein, which translates into the protein MSEAQAVTLTYEDGTRAVELAREAVNSYVINGQREQPGSMREAFYARTGVFVRLESTRGRGSLRGCAGAYDTSEQLGHAIVDSAIAAASGDSCGSEIEPAELSNLNISVFIVEDTTLSNDPANDIRLGRHGVAVEGRGGEAWMYPTLPVEHNWSKFEYLDRTCRKAGLPHGAWEDDDVMVTIVDGPVFREREPEGSIERI
- a CDS encoding nicotinate phosphoribosyltransferase, which gives rise to MSDRFDVVPEESIRDGTATDAYFLRTETTLEAAGKNPHVVAEVTADQFPTGEFELLSGVKDAAHLLEGLPIDVDSMAEGRLFDGGPVMSIEGNYLDFARYETSLLGFLSHASGMATNALEARLAAPDSTVLSFGARHVHPSIAAVVERSALVAGLDGFSHVAAGEVLGREPGGTMPHALMLCFGAGNQEDAWRAFDAAVGEDVPRVALCDTFSDEKDEVFRAVNALGDDLDSVRIDTTGSRRGDFEHILRELRWELDSHGFADVDIFASGGLGPDELRQLDGIADGFGVGSYVSNAEPIDFALDIVEVDGEPVSKRGKLSGRKQVYRTADGGHHVGLARHEASGEQLLQPLIRDGELVREFDIDAAARRAIDDATAVEF
- a CDS encoding lipoyl protein ligase domain-containing protein, translated to MRVLRGRAETRDDDRQVTAAMLTETAETGEAAVRVWTPHRQIAFGRRDARAEKYDVAKSVARSCDFEPLERSVGGRAVAYTGTTVAFATTVPLEDMRTGMEERYAETTETLQRAFWRLGVPAQRGEPSRSFCPGDYSLQWKGKIAGIAQRVRTGAALVSGVVVVDDHEEIAAVLDPIYAALDVPFNPDSVGSVAKAGGNGDPKVVAETIEAMLVGDADATVEHVGDRDT
- a CDS encoding sugar phosphate nucleotidyltransferase — its product is MQAVVLAAGKGTRLRPLTDDKPKALVEVAGKPILTRCFETVAELNAEEVIVVIGYEGTQIRDRYGDSFSGIPITYARQGEQLGMAHALLQAEPYVEGEFMCLDGDCVIRCDLEPLVERQQEAGVDGVQLVERVSTEEARVKAICDVTDEGELRGIEKEPNDPPEPSLVAAGFAVYGPAMFDACAATELSVRGEYELSESIRRFVTDNTMLTMRTEGWTANVNTPAERDAAERRLRE
- a CDS encoding dienelactone hydrolase family protein; protein product: MTGEDTVEIPVDSVRLEGNLHVPSDADGIVLFAHGSGSSRKSPRNNFVAERLHEFGLGTLLFDLLTEAEDETYANRFDIELLTDRLVAVTEWVEQRPETEERDVGYFGSSTGAAAALRGAARRPEVGATVSRGGRVDLATEVLADVTAPTLFIVGGRDTQVLELNREAYDRLRCEKELEVVEGAGHLFEEPGTLESVATLAGEWFSSHL
- a CDS encoding dihydroorotase, with the translated sequence MLTIRNATLPDGSKRDVRIETDAGRISAIGSSLTESGEVVDATGKLLLPGAIDAHVHFRQPGFSHKETWETGSKSAAAGGVTTVVDQPNTNPPTVDGPSFDEKAELAARSYVDYGINGGVTPDWNPDELLDEPILALGEVFLADSTGKMGIEADLFRSAVERATDKYLVVTVHAENADLFDSDAKSRDDADAWSAYRTAEAESDAVERACEIGTELGARLHIAHTSTPEGIDAATEAGATCEVTPHHMFLSRDDLDELGTFGRMNPPLRSEERREEVFARVADGTVDMIATDHAPHTREEKDAGIWDAPSGVPGVETMLPLLLEEARKDNLSYERVADLTARTPSKVFGLPRKGRIEEGRMADLVLVDPDATREIRAEDLHTKCDWTPFEGWTGVFPEVTMVRGNVVFEDGEFGEQIGENVRA
- a CDS encoding Hvo_1808 family surface protein; translated protein: MRTITVAAVALMLVLAGCSQAPGTSTSTQTSGPNVTQTTQGPSTEVSGPDTEKAVHPPDPKSDVLGWENGYWYNETLSIDQSDGLNKSEIAAIVNRSMARDERIRDLEFTSTVPVKVISREQFRQDQNNRSTPANRRLFDNVKYESLFMIGESTDSIGVQNQNSGSSIGGFYSPSKKSIVLVSNNNENLHVSESTLAHELTHALQDQHFNLSSFDQTTRERHNAVDGLLEGEANNVQYLYDERCQNEWKGTCFSDTKQGGSGGGLANYGPYLIKYQPYSDGPVFVRHVRNQSGWEGVNDVYSNPPASTEQIIHPDKYQKDEPSTISVQDSTSDGWTRLQPEGRPNYGEVGETGLFAMFMYPYFESQGKTQIIPSRNFFNRNADGQMQKVDPLNYQSKPTNGWDGDKIVVYTNDNAGNNETGYVFKTKWDSKKDASEFVDAYEKLLNYHHAKQVDGKQNTWTVPDSTGFGDAFSVRQNGNTVVIVNAPTVSDLSNVHSNAAS